The window GccgaaaaaaattcgattaaggattggttatagtagttgtgtatacacacatactgcggtcagtcaaaccaacgatagaacaggggtcagatatatacTATCGACACGGTTATGATTTCCGtgctatttaaatgaatttactaaagatgaaaaatgttatacaaattgtatattgcatataaataactgttatgactgtcagtcagttaggtgttagaacagggctggtcagtcaacCTTTATGCATGTACAGTAAATAAATGAGCTGCTGTTATGAttgccgtggtatttaaataaatttattagagctgaaaattgttatacagattgtatattgcatataaataacagttatgagcGATAAAGTGAGACAGATAGTTCTTGTGCTCTCTATCCTGCAAGTGACTAATCGTGTTCTGCGCATCTGTTACTGTTATTTTAGAGAATAGTTAAGTTGAAAAGCATGCTTATCGTGGTTAAAATTTCTTAGAGAATAGAGAGAATATAATGTACTCAACTTGAGAGTGTTTTAAGTTCTGTAGAAATTTCGATTAACTCGCAACAAGTTACAGGATGCTAGTTTAAAGTAGAGTGAAACTTACCGAAGAATTGCTACCGTTACTGCCACTGCTACTTCCAGAATTTCCATGTCTAAtgctataaaatgaataaatataaaaaataaaatatacaaagtttgaAAGTTCATGGATCTACTAATCCGGATGTATTAAAATCAGGGGGCGGGGTGTATTACgggattttatagaaaaatttcctCATTTAAAAAGTATAGGAAAAATCCATAAACTCGAATCGATTTCCATTTCATTacatagatttttataaaaatgttggacacgtattttttcgtttttcaaaacaaagtaCCTTTTTTGAGTTCATTGACTGTTtccatactttttaaatgatcTGCTCAAGGTGATAGCGGTGTATAAAGAGTGTGCTGAATGTTCAAATTTCTGATTTCTTTTATTGTATTTCCAATTTTGTTGGTAGGCAGAGAATACACATGCTGAAAAATACACTGTGCTCTCCGTATGTTACATTTGCCCAACGGTCCAAAGGCGGAGGATAATCTTGTAAAGGTATATCTACCTACACTCCGCCAACTTATTATGGGaacaaaattttaccttaatTTCAAACAGGTGTACCTtcgcgaaaaatcatcgaacaCGGAACTTCAATAGGtcatttgaaaacttatactttctagttttgaCATCTATTGGTTAAAGATTTTTATCATCCTTTGCCGCTTTGCACAGAGGGTTGAAAGGATGAGAaatgttttccaaaaattttatataaagtttagaagtgttatcaaaattttaaaaattattttacaacaaatttgtttaaaccACTGGAAAGTTTGttcattttcttgaaaatgagctataaaaGATTCCCGTACgagttttttggaaaatatttgccTGTGGAGGCATATTGTTttgcaaaaacttttataactcccccaattttcgtttttaaaacatgcaaaaaaacagatttttccCTATTTTAGGCGTTTTTTCACCCGGccaccattttataaaaaaaagtgttatccAAAATCTTATCATGCTCATTAGAAAACTTATACTTTCTAGTTTTCgaatctattgctcaaaaattgttatcatcTCTTGTCGCTTTGTACGGAGGGTGGAAATGATAAGACTGTAAAAGccaacacaaattttaaaaattgtttttcaaaaaatttgttaagatcgcttgaaagtttgtttatttttcttgaaaatgaactGAAAAAAGTTCTCGTTCGagctttttaaattaagatattCACTGTCCAAGGAAttttgagatattaatttttttatccatgAAATATCAAGCTTCGAAAGAACAAACTTTTGAagctttatattttgttaggaTTATTATATCACGCCATtatatggatattttttttaatattttacagttcataaaaaataactttcattcgatAAACAAATGgatgaaggtcgatcctaattcgGCTCTTGTACTATATTATCCCATTcatattgaaaacttttaaacaaaatatcaaaaacaatcCAGACATCAATTGAAAATACGTTCCCAATTTACGCGACAAAAACAAAcggaaaagaaaatatatactaaaaaaattttctcacttTTGTGGTGCTACGTAGGCACGGCGTAACTGCATAATTGGTCTATTACCAGTTGAATTATAGGCGAATGCAGGAAGTGGCAACGGCATCGGTTGATGTCTTAATAAGAattgctaaaaaaattataataaatgcatTAGTAATACGCCaaataattttagatataaaataagGGGACTATATAAGTACTTACATCCCGTAATTGATTCACTGGGGCCATGTAACTTCGTAGTATTTCTTGGCGGAGATATTGGCGATAGTAAAGATACGGTAGTTGTTGGTTCAttctaaacaaaaaacattagtTTATTCTCTTTATATTATcggtttaaatattaatttatactgCCCTGCAAAAAAATGGggtacttaataaaaattttctcgaaatttcaatcAGGTATATCTCGGCGGAAAATGATTTGATCTAAATGCAGTGAAATTTGGTTAAGGtgatagttcaatcgacagtgtcctgtGAGAGTTCCGccacccttctcaactgtgctctagcAAGTTTCAGCCGAGCACAATCGAATGGCCTCGCTGTGGTTATTACAGCTAGGTTATAGTTTGGCCTGTCGCATGCCCTGCGAAAAGTCCCAGCAATCAAGATGGGCTTGTAGTAGCCATtctttgattcggtaaattacagATCATCTTGCTATGGGAATGACAGGCTTAGATGAAAGGGGCGTTTGAGAATCACACATACTTAATTTCTTCTATAAATACATAAGCACCCCGTGCAcgcttttaaaattcatataaaatgaataaataaattttctcagcGTTTCAGTCCTGAGCATAAAATATTAAGtgatgataaaaatgtttgccatattgattcaaaaactaGAAAGTGCAAGCTATCGaatcatatatatttcatttacatatttataatcatttttcgcCGAGATACACctgtttgaaatttcgattcgaatttcgagaaaattaaaaaattttttaagtcgcCACTTTTTTAGCGGAGCAGTATAGAGTAATGatcaaattcaaacaaaaatctaTTCGGAATAACGagaattaagataaaaatagtcttaattaaaaagattcAGTGTTTCCACTCGAAAAAATTGCTGACTCggattgtaaattataatttgatagaaattaaaagaaattaaggATTTTACCTTATTAAATGTAGCTGCTGAATACGTTTCACGTAATAAtcaagacatatttttttataaattttttcgccTTCAGGGTTCATAATGTCACGACTACTAATTGAAATGAATTGTTTAAATCGTTGTCAAGACAAGGTTTCTTTGTTTTCGTAGCCTccgatataaatttattaaatgaaaagagcctacttaacatttatttatgctgaattaacattttttagttttaatcgTTGAATCGTTGACAAGGCTTCGTTCTTTTCACAGCCtgcattataaatttattaaatgataagaATCTACTTACATTTATTTctataactaattaaaattttctgtatttaaatttataatgagATAAAAAACTCGCGTTAAGATAATTTGGAGTCAGTGCCCGATGCACAGGTGGCGAGCCGAGCAATCGTACGGAGCGGCAAATCTTTTTAACTTGGCAAatacttgaaactcgaaaaataattttttcgataaaaatacttcaaacgaaaaatattggGAGTGAGCTTGAAAATCTCACTGTACTCCATTATtgataatcgatagatgaacatttatttttctttactcaGCATGTGAGGTGtactgaaataataataatgaagaaCTCTTACATGTGAGGAGTGCTGAAATATCGTTCCCTCGATGACCAAGGACGATTTTGTCGTACCCTGCATGGTGGAATATTGTTCCAATGATATGTAGCACTTGCTGATCCTCGTGTTCTTCGTGCTGGGTTATCTGGAGTTGAACTTCTGTAAGCAAATATTAGATACCCCTTTTTAAAGGACAAAAACCCAAAAATTCCTACATATACATTtctacccaaattttatccattatCAGTCAATACAAAtatctaattatttaaactaatacCGTTTTTAACTTGTCCTCTATTCCAAGgatttttaaaacacataaataattacattccCCTAATATCCCCAGGTGATTTAGAATAATCGATAACACCTACAAAatcacaaatttataaaaatgtcaaaaaaaaaacaacttacgGTGGCCAAAATAATGAATGTCTTTGATGTGGATCTTGGACATTCGGATCTGCATTTTCACTTAACAAAGTCAACTCTTCCTCACTGGAAGTTCTCGTGCGACTATTAGGTCTtggtaaattgaaattttgaggtATCACATCACCAGGTGTATCACTTTCTCCTGTTTCTGATTCACTACCATTACGTTGACGTTCCATCGTAATTGCGTTATAAATTTCGatgaaatgaaatgattttaGAATATTGTCGTTGTctcgaaaaatttagaaatgttGATCAATCTCCACAAATCTTAAATAATTtcacataattaataaattaattataaacatttttaacataatttatgactgataaaaataaattacgatcaatttaatttgaatgaatttgtcTCAAAACAGAAAGAAGTCAATTTCTAACCCaactttatgaaattaattacaaatttttaatcaatgccaatatgtcataattttatattaacaaaaaacatttaaattaattatataaatatttatttaccaaataattttagattttttattgaattttaaataattatgtataaaaatacactgaCATCTTTTAAAGTTCTTTAGAAAACATTGATAGATAGTTTTGTCAAAGAGTTATGggaaatatcattattattttaaacaactcTATCGGCAAAATAATtgaactaaatttatatttaaaaaatttgataaaagtttattcgtttaaaattaaaaagttttctttgttGTATGCTTGTTATTTATACGTTCCTCTCACAAGAGATATGTTGAAGAATAATTCGTTttgtgtgtagtcatggtagggacaataaaatcgattccagcgcttccagtgaaaaattttggcgttaaagggggctgttattactaatttgcagttctttacatgttaatgttatagaaaatgtcaaattaaaattattgtaaaacacgaattaattaaacttaatgccttaaaatttgtgaaaataagaaatcaaattgcacaaatattatttttcaaatttaaattatcataattatttatttaaatttgttagacaataatattaaattttcaatgtgagtcataaatgcaatccatacaattatatatgcatccatacaattctataattaaagtagtgtatcgttaccatggaaacgaaactcacgcacggagcgaatatatatatatccactAATTTGCCCCGCTGATCTAAAATAGCAATAcctattctgtaaatattcaacaaaatgaaccaaaaaagtatactcgagGGTTTCtggggtcactgatcacgatttCGTAGTTAGAATGAGGATACTCTTCCCCTCTTAGGGTAATTTAACCCCCGCTGCCCCAATACAACaataaggtatactaattttagttccaagtttgtaacgcaaaAAATGTTGATAACACTGAATTAGTTCATATGAGTCTAAAtgaccgagcggtctaaggcgtgtgtctttgactgtttgtctatgtagacttaggttgcgggttcgaatccaggcagcggcagtgtgaacaattgtgattaatgagggcggtagaattgatcacattgtcgtcacttggataagaacgaagtaaccgactctacccacatcaaaaatgtaattgtaaatatgtttgtaattaaagaaataaagattaacaaataatgatgtgggtggcatctgttataggcgtatatgtcagagaaacggaggttaaaccccattattattataattagttcatttccggctatccgtccgtccgcccgagAACACGAAACATTATCTACTAGTTTTCATTTTTGTCGATTCGTGGTTGTTAGACTATTTTTAGCTAGAgtagagaaatttttcatacCAACAATAAATAGTACTTGatttatgttacaaataaatggtatacaaattaataaaggaaCCAAATTTTTACCTAAACTTCAAAacctcatttgaaaacttgtactttctagttttgaaatcacttgctcaaaaatttgtatcaccTCTTGTCGCTTTGTACTGAGGATTGAAATGGTGAGAAATTGGAATATCGCGATACctattatttcgagtatcgtgatatttatttcaataacaatcttccaaattttaaatttttcatctcTGTAAATTTTCCACTCcacaaagttttaatttttaaatcgatcAATTGCATTTCCAGAGATCCAATATTAACTCCAAATGGATCAATGTGGATTTCGTTACTATTCGAGTCACATTCACGGATTTCCTTGATGTTTTTATGATAATTCCTAACCGAACATAATCTGATGGTTTTCATTTAATCCCAGGTTGTGGGCACTGCGTTAGACTCAATTACAGGACTAACAGACTTTTAAGAAGAagatgaattataaaaaataaaaccaattgaatattgtaaataatttattatgtgtattcaattaaaaaaaaaacaatataattaattaaaaacaatgattaattaatatatttttaatgaaaaaaacaattaatttagcaaacttcaaatataattctcaataattaaattttgattgctTTCGAGTGCCGGATTAATCATTGCCCGAGGTCCCTGGGCAATGCAATTCTCACCCGCATACAAAAATCAGATGGTCCAGTTTTTTCTAGCCTTCGTAAATCAACTTGGAGCTCTTCCCGTTGAGTGGGgatcttttttttcttatttactcTTGATTTGATTTACTCTTTCATCGCTAGGCAGTTGCCTACGCCGCCTAGTGGTTAATCCGATCCTTATTCAAATAACAGATTAAATACCACAAtccttgaaataaaatataatttaattcgaATACTATGGCATTAAATCCGTTATTTGAacccaaaaaattaacatatgttTTGAGTATTTTCGATATTATCATTTCTAGGTTAGATTAGATTAAccatctaacctaacctattatttctaaattacatcaaaatttgaattacatttgaaattttattttatatatatcgataCTTGACGCCGCCATTAATTTATGAGGAATATTGAACATTAATTCTTCTTGAAAGAGATATTTAAGGTGGTTCtaacataaaatcatttttcgatataaacgtgaaaattttttattgatagagTGTGAGtaacattttctaaataatttcaaagtCTGGAGAATTTTAAGAATGGATAATTCCATCTCAATTCAATTAGTtccaaagaaataaaatagaaaatggaaGCCATGTTTAAGTAAACCattctaataataattgtttaagtaTTCCTCTTTCGTACTTTCATTTTCAATCAAGATGCGTGAgttgattttatagaaaatttgttaataattgtcTAAATGAATTGATTAATAACTACTGTCTGTTGGTTTTATTCGTAAAATAACCGGAACACTAGTACATGGTAAAATAGCTAATTCGGTTACAACGGCTGTTACTAAATCGGATGGTGTTACGTCGTATGTTAAACTTAACGGTATCACGGTTGATAATTGATCACTATCGGGTGTTTCATCAGTTTTATTGATCAATAATCGATCTGGATCCGCtgtaaacaaaagaaatataaaataattagtaaacaTTTTCATGATATATTCTCagtttatacaatatatttaaacaatttactctATTAGTTGTTACAACAAAAGGTCcgaagttaaaaaaactttggGATGTTGGTCAGGGAtggttaattaacattttaagaaGCTCGAGGATTGTGTGAAAAGCGGAGGGGagagaaaactgaaaaaatttggatttctCTCCGATTTCCCTTCAATAACTTCCCATAATTTTTTTGGAGAATGTTTCGTTTCGATTTCTTACAATTATTCAAACATGTTTGTACATCAATTCGTTATCGAGATATGACGCTTCAAAAAAtggtcatttttcaaaatttgctaAATTATGCATTCGCGAATTATGGTTACAATCACTAACTTTTCGGAGAAAATCATCAGACTTGTGTTTGATTGTAGGAGTTGAAGCAGGTGAACTAACTGTAATGAAAGCCAGGGaggaaaaagtgttttttacgCAATTCTAAATTAGAACGcctcttaaaaatatgtttgtgtGTAATTCAACCTTTATTGACcctgtgcgtagtcatggtagagagAATCAGATCGACGCGAGTGCTTCCGATGGATAATTTTGacaataaaggaggctgttatgattaattttcaattgtttatttgtaatttgtaatctTATATGCTATCCATAGATTaatatgtccatccatacaattatattaataaagtagggtgtcgttactatggtaacttcctgaaataaaactcatgcacgaagCGAATAGTAAAAATGCAAAATGTACCTACCAATTTcattataaacaaatgaatCTGTTTGGACTCGTTCACAGAATTTATACGTTTCACAACATACCAAAACAGGTACATTATGAGCTTTTGCCATAAGTGCAACTTGAGCGGTACCAGTACGTGACATCACATTTCCGTTGGCAAGTAATGCATGCGCACCGAGTAATACTTTACTAACGGATGCCATAATGAAACTAGTTGTTGCAATTAAAACGTATGTACATTTAATACCAGCTGCTACCAAATGACGTAACATTTCTTTACCCTCTAAAAATGGACGGCTATCAACGACCACGACTCGGAAAGTTTTACCGCTTCGATGTGCATCCAATAAGATATGTTTAATTAACGAGGAACTGAAAAAAACAGAAGctcatgaaaattttaaattcattgaagTAAAAAGTGATAATAACTTACCATCCATATGTTAAAATCGTATCACCATTAATAATTTTCGGTTGAACCGTTATACTAATCGCTTGCCCAGCCATTTCAATTTGTTCTTTAATATACGTATTAATCGCATCCGTTAAAATATTCGACGCTTGATCATCACTAACATTATTCGGCAACAACGTTAACTGATACTTAAAAAATCGTAACGCATTTGTCATGGATACAGAAATCGGTCGACATGAATGTAAATATTGCACACATTTCTTTAACGTGATCTCTAAACTCCGTCCATATTCAGCTTGAGTCGGTGTTTTAAAATCTTTGACCATATCTTTAATTGCAACTAACATGGCGACACAACGAGCATTCGATCCAAATATTACACCTTTTTGATATTGGATACCGGTACGGATCATTGCCGGATGAATGCCATCCGTATCAGATACATGCGCAGTACGTTGATCTCGATCGATGTATAAATGATTGAATAAGATTTGTGCTTTGTGTTGTAATGGAgatattgttgatttttttatggtggATTTTAATGGAGTCGCAGTTTCTGTTGGTTTCTTTTCTTGGGCAGTTGTGGTTTTTGATTTATGTGGTGTTTCTGGAACTTTCTTTACAGCCTAAAacgaaacaataataattttgaataaactatCCAATGAAAATTCGATTTTGAAATCAGAAGCTACGTAGAAATGTAAATGGAGTTTCTACAGACTTCTATTCTTTCAGCCCCCCagacaaaaaaaagaagattttcaGCCAATTAACAGATAGATTTTAATATATGCAGGGCttttaaacaattcaatatGTTTATACTTGTTATAAGTA is drawn from Chrysoperla carnea chromosome X, inChrCarn1.1, whole genome shotgun sequence and contains these coding sequences:
- the LOC123302239 gene encoding E3 ubiquitin-protein ligase RLIM-like isoform X1; amino-acid sequence: MERQRNGSESETGESDTPGDVIPQNFNLPRPNSRTRTSSEEELTLLSENADPNVQDPHQRHSLFWPPSSTPDNPARRTRGSASATYHWNNIPPCRVRQNRPWSSRERYFSTPHIMNQQLPYLYYRQYLRQEILRSYMAPVNQLRDQFLLRHQPMPLPLPAFAYNSTGNRPIMQLRRAYVAPQNIRHGNSGSSSGSNGSNSSQPSSLTGSQPNPNGVPMVERFNFIGMGETDIHNNTDLLLKQDETEDDMTCVICMSLTTKLELLRKLPCRHIFHKDCIDKWLGFNGICPTCRRDVRLRRQSTPPASH
- the LOC123302239 gene encoding E3 ubiquitin-protein ligase RLIM-like isoform X2, with the translated sequence MERQRNGSESETGESDTPGDVIPQNFNLPRPNSRTRTSSEEELTLLSENADPNVQDPHQRHSLFWPPSSTPDNPARRTRGSASATYHWNNIPPCRVRQNRPWSSRERYFSTPHIMNQQLPYLYYRQYLRQEILRSYMAPVNQLRDQFLLRHQPMPLPLPAFAYNSTGNRPIMQLRRAYVAPQNIRHGNSGSSSGSNGSNSSPSSLTGSQPNPNGVPMVERFNFIGMGETDIHNNTDLLLKQDETEDDMTCVICMSLTTKLELLRKLPCRHIFHKDCIDKWLGFNGICPTCRRDVRLRRQSTPPASH